The Nothobranchius furzeri strain GRZ-AD chromosome 6, NfurGRZ-RIMD1, whole genome shotgun sequence genome includes a region encoding these proteins:
- the oclna gene encoding occludin, with amino-acid sequence MSSRPKGSPPPYEEDQGYNGPPEPAYSFYPDDEFQHFYRWSSPPGILKIMGVIVILLCVAIFACVASTLAWDSQGAMAGYGGYGGYSGGYSGGYSSFGGGGYGVANNYGYGSLGGNYNDPRTGKGFIIAMAAIIFIFTLGTFIIIVSHQGLSESRRFYLAVIIICAILALFMLIATIVYLMAINPTAQATGSIYGNQIAGLCAQYQQPQLSGAFVNQYLYHYCVVEPQEAIAVVFGFLVTGALIIMLVFALKTRQKIQSYGKSNILWKKVKVIDDMSPPEDVEAWVNNVSAAPEELPISDYPEKLRGSRSYLDDDSTNYEKPPLSYTPQPVAEALPLQNVVPYSGGSDIVSSAGRPKKKRPGRPRRTDGQDYDTDYNSSGDELDDNDFDSEYPPIANEQERNNYKREFDRDHQEYKDLQAEMDVINKNLSDVDRELDQLEEGSPQYLDAMDEYNRIKDIKKSPNYLVKKRRCKYLKQKLNHIKKMVADFDRRT; translated from the exons ATGTCTTCCAGACCCAAAGGGAGTCCTCCTCCCTATGAGGAGGACCAAGGATA TAATGGTCCTCCTGAGCCAGCCTACTCTTTCTACCCAGATGATGAGTTCCAGCACTTCTACCGCTGGTCGTCCCCCCCAGGCATCCTTAAAATCATGGGTGTCATTGTCATCTTGTTGTGCGTTGCCATATTTGCCTGCGTTGCCTCTACACTAGCGTGGGACAGTCAGGGAGCCATGGCTGGGTATGGTGGGTATGGCGGGTACAGCGGTGGATACAGCGGTGGGTACAGCAGCTTTGGAGGCGGGGGTTATGGAGTTGCAAACAATTATGGCTACGGCTCGCTTGGAGGAAATTATAATGACCCCCGTACAGGCAAAGGATTCATTATTGCAATGGCggccatcatcttcatcttcacccTGGGCACCTTCATCATCATTGTGTCTCACCAGGGCCTATCAGAAAGCAGGAGGTTTTACCTGGCTGTTATTATCATCTGTGCCATTCTAGCTCTGTTTATGCTTATTGCTACGATAGTGTACCTGATGGCAATAAACCCCACTGCCCAGGCTACTGGCTCCATTTACGGCAACCAGATAGCCGGTCTGTGCGCTCAGTACCAACAGCCCCAGCTCTCAGGAGCGTTTGTGAACCAGTACCTGTACCACTACTGTGTGGTAGAGCCACAAGAG GCCATCGCTGTGGTGTTTGGCTTCCTGGTGACCGGCGCTCTGATCATCATGCTCGTCTTTGCGCTCAAGACTCGCCAGAAAATTCAGAGCTACGGCAAGAGCAACATCTTATGGAAGAAAGTAAAGGTCATAGATGATATGTCACCACCTGAGGATGTGGAAGCATGG GTGAACAATGTGTCGGCTGCACCTGAAGAGCTGCCGATTTCAGACTACCCAGAGAAGCTGAGAGGCTCCAGGAGCTACCTGGATGATGACAGCACCAACTATGAAAAACCACCTTTAAGCTACACTCCACA ACCTGTAGCGGAAGCTCTGCCTCTACAAAACGTGGTTCCTTACAGCGGCGGCTCGGATATCGTGAGTTCAGCTGGACGGCCCAAGAAGAAGCGTCCAGGACGTCCTCGTCGCACAGATGGACAGGATTACGACACAGACTACAACTCCTCCGGGGACGAGCTGGACGACAATGACTTTGACAG TGAATATCCCCCGATAGCAAACGAGCAGGAACGCAACAACTACAAGCGTGAGTTTGACCGCGACCACCAGGAGTACAAGGACCTGCAGGCAGAGATGGACGTCATCAACAAAAACCTATCTGACGTGGACAGAGAGCTGGATCAGCTGGAGGAGGGAAGTCCACAGTACCTG GATGCCATGGATGAATACAACAGGATAAAGGACATTAAAAAG TCTCCAAATTATCTGGTGAAGAAGCGCAGGTGTAAATACCTGAAGCAAAAACTGAACCACATCAAGAAGATGGTTGCTGATTTCGACCGTCGGACCTGA
- the marveld2a gene encoding MARVEL domain-containing protein 2, protein MSYGGGFYGRTERVRQAPQYDQVTEDFLPPPDPYDLQSLREHLAKSADPLPPPPLPDQPPVGPELDPSGSEENADPEQDPAIDIKPVHRFIPDSWKDFFRGSNRSSKKAWSMPASSNNNNNSTSEGVRCSPPHSPSLPGSYRDPYGGPGSSYNSHKELLEGQDVHESVSGRTHHTGLTYSERVEEYHQRYAYMKSWAGLLRILGCVELLLGAAVFACVCAYIHKDNEWYNMFGYSSPGGAYGSGMYGSGLGGTYYTGPKTPFVLVVAGLAWLGTVILLVLGMTMYYRTILLDSNWWPLTEFIINLALAVLYMAAAIVYVQDTTRGGLCFYPVFNNGINGLFCRTEAGQTAAIIFLFVTMVVYLIGAIVCLKLWRHEAARRYRERYGLEVQPSEMRAVQSLMVPDSASALKNPEQVHGSSVIPIQAPTKAVPAKFVQGAIPSGYIPKPVIVPDYLAKYPAIRSDEERDQYRAVFNDQYAEYKELHSDVQATLKKFDEMDAMMRGLPQHPSTQMEVERINKILQDYQKKKNDPTFLEKKERCEYLKSKLSHIKQRIQEYDKVMEWNDGYS, encoded by the exons ATGTCCTATGGTGGCGGCTTTTACGGACGCACTGAGCGTGTCCGCCAGGCGCCGCAGTATGACCAGGTTACCGAAGACTTCTTACCTCCACCAGACCCCTACGACCTGCAATCCCTGAGAGAACATCTAGCAAAGAGCGCCGACCCACTTCCTCCTCCGCCTTTGCCAGACCAGCCCCCCGTCGGCCCTGAATTAGATCCCAGCGGCAGCGAGGAAAACGCAGACCCTGAACAAGACCCTGCCATTGACATCAAACCAGTCCATCGCTTTATCCCTGACTCCTGGAAGGACTTCTTCAGAGGGAGCAACCGCAGCAGCAAGAAGGCGTGGTCTATGCCTGCATcctcaaacaacaacaacaacagcacctCTGAGGGGGTACGCTGTTCCCCCCCGCATTCTCCCTCTCTTCCTGGATCATACCGGGACCCCTATGGTGGCCCAGGCAGCAGCTACAACTCACACAAGGAGCTTCTGGAAGGACAGGACGTCCATGAGTCGGTGTCTGGGCGCACACACCACACAGGTCTAACATACAGCGAGAGGGTGGAGGAGTACCACCAGCGCTATGCCTACATGAAGTCGTGGGCTGGCCTGCTGAGGATTCTGGGCTGTGTGGAGCTGCTGCTTGGAGCAGCTGTATTCGCCTGTGTCTGCGCTTACATCCACAAGGACAATGAGTGGTACAACATGTTTGGGTACTCGTCTCCTGGAGGAGCATATGGATCAGGTATGTATGGCTCAGGATTAGGTGGGACTTACTACACTGGTCCCAAGACCCCGTTTGTGCTGGTGGTGGCGGGGCTGGCGTGGTTGGGGACTGTGATTCTACTGGTGCTGGGGATGACCATGTACTACCGTACCATCCTGCTGGACTCCAACTGGTGGCCCCTGACAGAGTTCATCATAAACCTGGCTCTGGCTGTGCTGTACATGGCAGCAG CTATCGTCTATGTCCAAGACACCACCCGTGGGGGGCTCTGTTTTTATCCCGTCTTCAATAACGGCATCAATGGGTTGTTCTGCAGAACAGAAGCTGGTCAGACTGCTGCCATAATCTTTCTGTTCGTCACTATGGTGGTGTATCTGATCGGAGCTATTGTATGTCTCAAGCTGtggagacacgaagcagcgcggcGGTATCGTGAACGGTACGGTCTGGAG GTGCAGCCCTCTGAGATGCGAGCTGTGCAGTCATTG ATGGTCCCTGATTCTGCTTCAGCTCTCAAGAATCCAGAGCAGGTTCACGGTTCCTCTGTCATTCCCATCCAAGCTCCAACAAAAGCAGTTCCTGCAAAGTTTGTGCAGGGAGCGATACCATCAGGATACATCCCTAAGCCCGTCATTGTGCCTGATTACCTTGC GAAGTACCCAGCAATCCGTTCTGATGAAGAGCGAGACCAGTACAGAGCTGTGTTTAATGACCAGTACGCAGAGTACAAAGAGCTCCACTCTGATGTGCAGGCCACCCTAAAGAAGTTTGATGAGATGGACGCCATGATGCGTGGTCTACCTCAGCACCCCAGCACCCAAATG GAGGTGGAACGCATCAACAAAATCCTGCAGGACTACCAGAAGAAGAAAAAT GACCCAACATTTCTGGAGAAGAAGGAGCGCTGTGAGTACCTGAAGAGCAAACTGTCACACATAAAGCAGAGGATACAGGAATATGATAAGGTCATGGAGTGGAATGATGGATACAGCTAG